One segment of Falco biarmicus isolate bFalBia1 chromosome 12, bFalBia1.pri, whole genome shotgun sequence DNA contains the following:
- the CNIH4 gene encoding protein cornichon homolog 4 isoform X2: MESVVFIFSLIDCCALIFLSVYFIITLSDLECDYINARSCCSKLNKWVVPEVIGHAVVTVLMLISLHWFIFLLNLPVATWNIYRYIMVPSGNMGVFDPTEIHNRGQLKSHMKEAMIKLGFHLLCFFMYLYSMILALIND; the protein is encoded by the exons atGGAGTCGGTGGTCTTCATCTTCTCGCTGATCGACTGCTGCGCCCTCATCTTCCTCTCCGTCTACTTT ATAATTACACTATCAGATTTGGAATGTGACTACATTAATGCTAGATCATGCTGCTCAAAGCTCAATAAA TGGGTGGTCCCTGAGGTGATTGGCCATGCTGTCGTAACTGTATTAATGCTTATTTCATTGCACTGGTTCATCTTTCTCCTTAATTTGCCAGTAGCGACATGGAATATATATAG GTACATTATGGTTCCAAGTGGAAACATGGGGGTATTTGATCCCACAGAGATCCATAACCGAGGACAACTGAAATCACACATGAAGGAAGCCATGATTAAACTAGGCTTTCATCTGCTGTGTTTCTTCATGTACCTTTACAG TATGATTCTGGCTTTGATAAATGATTGA
- the CNIH4 gene encoding protein cornichon homolog 4 isoform X1 produces the protein MESVVFIFSLIDCCALIFLSVYFIITLSDLECDYINARSCCSKLNKWVVPEVIGHAVVTVLMLISLHWFIFLLNLPVATWNIYRYIMVPSGNMGVFDPTEIHNRGQLKSHMKEAMIKLGFHLLCFFMYLYRVGVGHRAEDYLQS, from the exons atGGAGTCGGTGGTCTTCATCTTCTCGCTGATCGACTGCTGCGCCCTCATCTTCCTCTCCGTCTACTTT ATAATTACACTATCAGATTTGGAATGTGACTACATTAATGCTAGATCATGCTGCTCAAAGCTCAATAAA TGGGTGGTCCCTGAGGTGATTGGCCATGCTGTCGTAACTGTATTAATGCTTATTTCATTGCACTGGTTCATCTTTCTCCTTAATTTGCCAGTAGCGACATGGAATATATATAG GTACATTATGGTTCCAAGTGGAAACATGGGGGTATTTGATCCCACAGAGATCCATAACCGAGGACAACTGAAATCACACATGAAGGAAGCCATGATTAAACTAGGCTTTCATCTGCTGTGTTTCTTCATGTACCTTTACAG GGTTGGAGTTGGTCACAGAGCAGAAGACTATCTGCAGTCATGA